The Alicyclobacillus macrosporangiidus CPP55 genome segment CGCAACAGGGCTTTTTGAAAGCGCGCCGCGCTCGGCCGGGCGCGGGTGGGCGCCCGCGGGACGGCGCCCCCGGACACCCGGACGCCTACGAAAGCAGCGACGGGTTGGTCATCCGGGTCGGCCGCAACCACGCGCAAAACGATCGGCTCACCCTTCGCCAGAGCCATCCCCAGGATGTGTGGCTGCACGCCAAGGACCTGCCGGGGTCCCACGTGGTCATACAGCTGAGCGGCCGGGAGCTGCCCGAGACCACCCTGCATGAAGCCGCCCTGCTCGCCGCGTATTTCAGCCGCGGCCGTGACGCGGGCACCGTGGCCGTCGATTACACCCGGATCAAACACGTGTGGAAGCCCAACGGGGCACGCCCCGGCTTCGTATTGTACGATCACCAGAAGACCCTCTACGTCCACCCCGAGCGGCACCGGATCGAGGCCATCCTCGGGCGCCGCATCGAGCGGCGGGGTTGACCCGTCAACCCCCGGGCACCTGCGGCCACGGCCAGCCGTCAAACAGGGACGTCCGCTGTGGGTCAAAGCGCCGAACCGTCTCTGCGACATCATCCGGCGACAGGCGCAGACACCAGAGATATCCCAGGGTCTCGGCCACGTCCTTACGTCCGAGATGGTGCGCGAGGAGCACGGCCAAGCGCTGGCCGTGGCCGCGCAGGCCGCCCGCGTCCCGGCGCTGTACCCACCAGGCGGCCCACCTGGCCACGTCACGCACGCTGGCGGTGGCCGCGAAGGCCTTCCACAATTCCATGTACAGCGCCAGCGCCTGAACCCGGACCTCTTGCGCGGTGAGGGCTTCGAGCGTGTCCTCCAACTCTTCCACCAACAAAAATCCCGACAAGAGAGACGTGGCGCCTGTAGGCTGCGACGAGAAGAGGGACTCACCGATGGTCGCAATCACCTCCCAGGTGCGGACGCAGAACGTCTGCCCGCGCCTGCTCTGGCGCGCCGCGCACAGACCGAGCAGATACAGCCGCCGCGCGACCCGTTCCACGTAGAACACCTGTCCCTCTACGAACAGATGGGTGAACGTCAGATGGCGGAATGCCCGGATGACCAACTCGGCTGCAGGCCAGGCCTCCGCCTCGACATACAGTTGGCCCTGTGCGTAGAGTGCGTCCAGGCCGCCGTTGAGCAGCCCGGTCTCCTTCTCCTTGGCCGCCACGCCGACCATCTCCACCCACTGTTCCACCAGATTGCGGTGGATCTCCAAGAGCCCGTCGTCCCGGTCCTGCGGCAGCGGCAACCGGGCGGCGATGCGGAGCATCACGTCCATACAGCGCATACCCGTCAGCGAGTCGTTGAAGGATGCCGCGCGCTTGGCGATGTCGCAGATCTGTTCGACATTGTCGAGAGCGGCCCGAAAGTCGCCCCGTTGGAACGCACGTCCGTACTCGCGCACAATCAGGTGAATGATTCGCTCCGGCTTGAGCAGCTGCACCACCGCGTACATGTACCCCAACAGACTGAGGAAGCAGATCATCACCAACACCAGGTCGGCGCTCATCTCCGGTCGCAGAGCGGCCGGGAGCGGTTCGTTGACCGTGTCGGTGATCTTGGTCATCAGGAAGAAGCTGTGCATGATGGTGACCAGGTAGATGAAAAACAGCGATACGTTGTACGGCAGGCGCATGAAAAAATCGAGCACCCGGTGGGTGTAGTTGCTCGCGGTCAGCTGGATGGCCACCAAGATGATGGAGATGCACAGCGCCAGGATGGTCGAGAGGGAGGACACGATGGTGTTCAGATAGTTGCGGGCCGTGTCGGTGTCTCCCGAGAACACCGCGGGCGTCCAGGCGAACACGGCCGCCACGATGGCGGCGGCCACCACCAGGTGCACCACCTGGGAGGACGCCACCCACTGCCAGCCCGCCTGAAGCCGCCTCGACGCCCGCCAATCCCCCAGCAACACCCGGATCCCTCGCTTTCCCGGTGGTTTCACACTTTCCATCCTGCCCTGTCTGATTTATGATGAAACCGAGCGACCCGTGTCCCGGGACAGCCCGGGGTCCATGGAGAGGAGCGTACCCGTCATGTCCATGAAAGTCAGCAAGCGACTGGCGGCAGGCGCCAGCATGCCCGCCGCCGACGAGAATGTACTGG includes the following:
- a CDS encoding DUF2254 family protein → MKPPGKRGIRVLLGDWRASRRLQAGWQWVASSQVVHLVVAAAIVAAVFAWTPAVFSGDTDTARNYLNTIVSSLSTILALCISIILVAIQLTASNYTHRVLDFFMRLPYNVSLFFIYLVTIMHSFFLMTKITDTVNEPLPAALRPEMSADLVLVMICFLSLLGYMYAVVQLLKPERIIHLIVREYGRAFQRGDFRAALDNVEQICDIAKRAASFNDSLTGMRCMDVMLRIAARLPLPQDRDDGLLEIHRNLVEQWVEMVGVAAKEKETGLLNGGLDALYAQGQLYVEAEAWPAAELVIRAFRHLTFTHLFVEGQVFYVERVARRLYLLGLCAARQSRRGQTFCVRTWEVIATIGESLFSSQPTGATSLLSGFLLVEELEDTLEALTAQEVRVQALALYMELWKAFAATASVRDVARWAAWWVQRRDAGGLRGHGQRLAVLLAHHLGRKDVAETLGYLWCLRLSPDDVAETVRRFDPQRTSLFDGWPWPQVPGG